AATGAATTCCATGAACAGAAGAAGTTTCATAAAAAAGACATCGATTTCATCCTTGGCATGCACGCTACCAACTATTATGCCCATGTTTCAGGATACGGAGTACTCTACATTGGAATTGATGGGAAAGGAAAAAATTCCACTATTTGGTCAAGGGATTAATTTGAGAGAAGCGGCGTTTGAGGCTTTTAATAAAATGAAGCGTGCTGCTTTTACTGCTGGATTCGATATTAAAATGATATCCAGCTACCGAGATTTTTATAGGCAGGAAGGTATATGGGAACGAAAGTACTTACGCTACACGGAAGATGATGGTATGGAACCTATGCAAGCCATTGATAAGATAATAGAATATTCCACTATCCCAGGAACCAGTAGGCACCATTGGGGAACAGATATTGATATTATTGACGGGAACGCAAAGAATACCGGAGACGTTCTTGTTCCTGAAAAGTTTGAAGCAGGTGGGCCTTTTGAAGATTTTAAACTTTGGTTGGACGAAAACTCGGAAAAGTATGGTTTTTATCTGGTCTATACCGATGAGCCAAAACGCAGGGGTTTTAAATATGAACCTTGGCATTACAGTTATGCACCAATTTCCATACCCATGTTGAAAGTGTTCAGAAAAGTAAACATTATGAAATTACTTCAAACCGAAGAATTTTACGGAGCAGAACATTTTACCACCGGGTTCTTAAAAACCTATATACAAGATAATATTCTCGATATTAACCGAGATTTATTGTAGGTCTAATTTTTCGTATCTTCCATTTCCAAGAACAACACTGCCATGAGAAGAGGAAGCTGGAAAATTCGCATATTCATAGGACTTGCCATTGTTGCCTTTGCTTTTGTAAAACGATGCAATAACAAACAAGAAAACCCATATACCGGTCGTGTACAGAATATAAATATGACCGCTGATCAAGAAATTGCCATAGGGCTGGAGAGTGCACCCCAAATGGCACAACAGCACGGTGGACTATACCCTGATGAACGAATGCAATCCTTGGTGGATGCCGTTGGTAATAAGTTGGTCAACAACAGTATTGCTCGGGAAACACCTTATGCTTACGACTTCCATCTTTTAGCCGATGATAGAACCATAAACGCCTTTGCCCTGCCGGGAGGTCAATGTTTTATAACCTATGCCCTATTTTCTCAATTGACCGAAGCGCAGCTAGCTGGCGTACTTGGGCATGAAATCGGTCATGTAATTGGAAGACATTCTGCCGAACGTATAGCTGAGAGCAGCTTTTGGCAAACACTGGCTACTGGTGCATCGGTTGGTGGTGACATGGGAAGTTTGGTAAGTGGAATAGGCCAAAATACCTTATTAAAAAATGGAAGGGGAGATGAGCTGGAAAGCGATGAGCTTGGCGTGTTATTTATGATACAAGCGGGTTATGACCCACATGAAATGATAAAGGTGATGGAAATTTTAAAAGCCGCCGGTGGCCCTAACCGTACCCCAGAGTTTCAAAGTACCCATCCAGACCCAGAAAACAGGATTGAGAAAATCAAAGAAGCCATAGAAAAATATTCCGGTCGATAGATTTGGTACGTTCATCGATAATAACTTCGTATTCGCCAGTTTTGATTACCTTTGGGTGACCCCAAATCAAAATACCTTTTTCTTGACCCATTTGTGTTAGCTAACGAGAAGAACACATGGGAACACTATTACATTTTAAAAGTCTGTACGCAGAAGCGTTCGATGACTGCAAACCGAGCTTTGTAGTTGTCCTACTCAAAGGATATGCTATATTTTGTGCACTATTACTAGCTATGGCCATTTATGCATTTTTATATAGAGCCTTTACAGGATTTGAGTTTTAAAAAAATTTGTTTACTCTTTTACATGAACACTATTAAAGTAGATGAACAAAAAAGCCCATCTTAATAAGATGGGCTTTTTGCTTGAAGAATAAACTCCCTTATTTTTTCATAGCTAATTTAAGTACTTCCAAAACTTCTGTTGCACTGGACAATTCTGCATGTTTTTTTACAGTGTACCCCTTATCACAACGCTTTTTAAGGTTTGCGCCGTTCGAAATCAATACTTCCATGATTTCAGGTTTGTTGTAACGGGCAGCATAATGGATCGGTGCCATTCCCAAAGATTTTTGGTTTACATCTTCCCCTAGTTCGATTAATTTTTTTACCGTATCTAAATCTCCTTTTACGATAGCCTTGCAAAAAGAGCTAAGGTCTACAGAAGCAATTGAAGAAACAGAAATAGGTTCTGGAGTTGATGTTGATGGATTGGCGCTAACGCCTGCAACCACAAACAAACATGCTGCGGCTACTGTTACGATTGTTTTTTTCATGATGAATAATTTTTTGATTTATGAATTAAATTACACTAACAAGACTGTAATTTTTTCAAAATGTTACAAGATTATCATTTTCATAACAAAATTTTAACGATCCTATTTTTTTGAGCACAATTAATTAACAAATCAATTGGTCAGAAAACAGTAAAAAAACTAGGGCATCAAACCGAATCATTTTACTTTTGAGATAGAAACCAATACACAATGAACAAAAAGGTAATCCTAATGATTTTGGATGGTTGGGGAAAATCCCCAGACCCCAAAGTTTCCGCAGTAGATCAAGCAAATACGCCATTTATTGATTCACTTTATACAAAATACCCCAATGCCAATCTATTGACAGATGGAATGAATGTTGGCCTTCCAGAGGGTCAGATGGGAAATAGTGAAGTGGGACACATGAATCTAGGTGCTGGAAGAATCGTATACCAAGATTTAGCAAAGATTAATAAAGCGGTCAAAGAAAACACCCTAAAAGATGAACCTGTTCTAAAACAGGCATTTGAATATGCTAAATCCAACAACAAAGCTGTACACTTTTTAGGCTTGGTAAGTAATGGTGGTGTACACAGTCATGTTGATCATTTAAAGGCACTTATTGAAGCAAGTGAAATCAATGGTGTAACCAAATCCTTTATCCACGCATTTACAGATGGAAGGGATGTTGATCCAAAAAGTGGTAAAATATTTTTGGAAGACCTCACAAATTTCTGTTCCAATAAGAACACAAAACTAGCAACCGTCATTGGCAGGTATTATGCCATGGACCGGGATAAAAGATGGGAGCGGGTAAAACTGGCATATGATGTTTTGGTGAACAGCGAAGGAGAAAAAGCACAGGACATTTCGCAAGCCATGCAGAAAAGCTATGATGATGGCATCACCGATGAGTTTATAAAACCCTTGATTTTAACAGATGCTAAAAATAACGCATTGGGTAAAGTCGAAAAAGATGATGTTATCGTCTTTTTTAATTTCAGAACAGATCGCGGACGAGAACTTACCCAAGTGCTGAGCCAAAATGATTTTCCTGAACAAAGCATGCAAAAACTAGACTTGTACTATGTCACCATGACCAATTATGACGATTCTTTCAAAGGAATCAAAGTGGTGTATGACAAAGAAAACATTAAGGATACCCTTGGAGAAGTTTTGGCCAAACAAGGAAAAAAACAAATACGTATTGCCGAGACCGAGAAATATCCGCATGTAACTTTCTTTTTCAACGGTGGACGGGAAGAACCTTTTGATGGGGAAAGCCGTATACTTTGTCCATCGCCAAAAGTTGCTACGTATGATTTAAAACCAGAAATGAGCGCTTACGAGATTCGGGATAAAATTATTCCCCAACTGGAAAAAGAAGAGGCCAATTTTGTTTGCTTAAACTTTGCCAACCCAGATATGGTAGGGCATACTGGCATCATGGAAGCGGCAATAAAAGCTTGTGAAACTGTAGACGAATGTGCCAAGGATGTCATTACCGCCGGTTTAGAACATGGATATTCCACTATTG
The nucleotide sequence above comes from Flagellimonas sp. HMM57. Encoded proteins:
- a CDS encoding M48 family metalloprotease; the protein is MRRGSWKIRIFIGLAIVAFAFVKRCNNKQENPYTGRVQNINMTADQEIAIGLESAPQMAQQHGGLYPDERMQSLVDAVGNKLVNNSIARETPYAYDFHLLADDRTINAFALPGGQCFITYALFSQLTEAQLAGVLGHEIGHVIGRHSAERIAESSFWQTLATGASVGGDMGSLVSGIGQNTLLKNGRGDELESDELGVLFMIQAGYDPHEMIKVMEILKAAGGPNRTPEFQSTHPDPENRIEKIKEAIEKYSGR
- a CDS encoding ankyrin repeat domain-containing protein; amino-acid sequence: MKKTIVTVAAACLFVVAGVSANPSTSTPEPISVSSIASVDLSSFCKAIVKGDLDTVKKLIELGEDVNQKSLGMAPIHYAARYNKPEIMEVLISNGANLKKRCDKGYTVKKHAELSSATEVLEVLKLAMKK
- a CDS encoding M15 family metallopeptidase; the protein is MNRRSFIKKTSISSLACTLPTIMPMFQDTEYSTLELMGKEKIPLFGQGINLREAAFEAFNKMKRAAFTAGFDIKMISSYRDFYRQEGIWERKYLRYTEDDGMEPMQAIDKIIEYSTIPGTSRHHWGTDIDIIDGNAKNTGDVLVPEKFEAGGPFEDFKLWLDENSEKYGFYLVYTDEPKRRGFKYEPWHYSYAPISIPMLKVFRKVNIMKLLQTEEFYGAEHFTTGFLKTYIQDNILDINRDLL
- a CDS encoding DUF6747 family protein, whose protein sequence is MGTLLHFKSLYAEAFDDCKPSFVVVLLKGYAIFCALLLAMAIYAFLYRAFTGFEF
- the gpmI gene encoding 2,3-bisphosphoglycerate-independent phosphoglycerate mutase gives rise to the protein MNKKVILMILDGWGKSPDPKVSAVDQANTPFIDSLYTKYPNANLLTDGMNVGLPEGQMGNSEVGHMNLGAGRIVYQDLAKINKAVKENTLKDEPVLKQAFEYAKSNNKAVHFLGLVSNGGVHSHVDHLKALIEASEINGVTKSFIHAFTDGRDVDPKSGKIFLEDLTNFCSNKNTKLATVIGRYYAMDRDKRWERVKLAYDVLVNSEGEKAQDISQAMQKSYDDGITDEFIKPLILTDAKNNALGKVEKDDVIVFFNFRTDRGRELTQVLSQNDFPEQSMQKLDLYYVTMTNYDDSFKGIKVVYDKENIKDTLGEVLAKQGKKQIRIAETEKYPHVTFFFNGGREEPFDGESRILCPSPKVATYDLKPEMSAYEIRDKIIPQLEKEEANFVCLNFANPDMVGHTGIMEAAIKACETVDECAKDVITAGLEHGYSTIVIADHGNCDTMVNPDGSPNTAHTTNPVPLILVDTEITEIQDGVLGDLAPTILHMMGVQQPGLMTQKSLV